The following coding sequences lie in one Rutidosis leptorrhynchoides isolate AG116_Rl617_1_P2 chromosome 6, CSIRO_AGI_Rlap_v1, whole genome shotgun sequence genomic window:
- the LOC139851890 gene encoding uncharacterized protein isoform X2, whose amino-acid sequence MGLKSKQMSPTTRWYSTNKRRESLPLLQFHLLFYQIQRSAFYLGHVSVSTFDVSGENKHSSNRNQSIALLFSNVICIHLLLIMCNICTDSIVRERMKEEAVAECVKSIKPECVE is encoded by the exons ATGGGTCTCAAATCGAAACAAATGTCGCCAACAACTAG ATGGTATTCAACAAACAAAAGGAGAGAAAGCCTGCCCCTCTTGCAGTTCCATCTACTATTTTATCAGATACAACGAAGTGCTTTTTACCTAG GTCATGTGTCCGTTTCCACTTTTGATGTTTCTGGAG AGAACAAGCACTCCTCGAATAGGAATCAATCAATTGCATTGTTGTTTTCTAATGTTATATGTATTCACCTACTACTTATTATG TGTAACATTTGCACAGACTCAATTGTAAGGGAACGAATGAAGGAGGAAGCTGTTGCTGAGTGCGTAAAATCAATAAAGCCTGAATGTGTGGAGTAG
- the LOC139851890 gene encoding uncharacterized protein isoform X3, translated as MGLKSKQMSPTTRWYSTNKRRESLPLLQFHLLFYQIQRSAFYLENKHSSNRNQSIALLFSNVICIHLLLIMCNICTDSIVRERMKEEAVAECVKSIKPECVELSET; from the exons ATGGGTCTCAAATCGAAACAAATGTCGCCAACAACTAG ATGGTATTCAACAAACAAAAGGAGAGAAAGCCTGCCCCTCTTGCAGTTCCATCTACTATTTTATCAGATACAACGAAGTGCTTTTTACCTAG AGAACAAGCACTCCTCGAATAGGAATCAATCAATTGCATTGTTGTTTTCTAATGTTATATGTATTCACCTACTACTTATTATG TGTAACATTTGCACAGACTCAATTGTAAGGGAACGAATGAAGGAGGAAGCTGTTGCTGAGTGCGTAAAATCAATAAAGCCTGAATGTGTGGA GTTAAGCGAGACATAG
- the LOC139851890 gene encoding uncharacterized protein isoform X1 translates to MGLKSKQMSPTTRWYSTNKRRESLPLLQFHLLFYQIQRSAFYLGHVSVSTFDVSGENKHSSNRNQSIALLFSNVICIHLLLIMCNICTDSIVRERMKEEAVAECVKSIKPECVELSET, encoded by the exons ATGGGTCTCAAATCGAAACAAATGTCGCCAACAACTAG ATGGTATTCAACAAACAAAAGGAGAGAAAGCCTGCCCCTCTTGCAGTTCCATCTACTATTTTATCAGATACAACGAAGTGCTTTTTACCTAG GTCATGTGTCCGTTTCCACTTTTGATGTTTCTGGAG AGAACAAGCACTCCTCGAATAGGAATCAATCAATTGCATTGTTGTTTTCTAATGTTATATGTATTCACCTACTACTTATTATG TGTAACATTTGCACAGACTCAATTGTAAGGGAACGAATGAAGGAGGAAGCTGTTGCTGAGTGCGTAAAATCAATAAAGCCTGAATGTGTGGA GTTAAGCGAGACATAG